From a region of the Cygnus atratus isolate AKBS03 ecotype Queensland, Australia chromosome 3, CAtr_DNAZoo_HiC_assembly, whole genome shotgun sequence genome:
- the IL22RA2 gene encoding interleukin-22 receptor subunit alpha-2 encodes MRGITLSSLCLLMHLLQDEISTILVLENEDLQDSIKPQKVEFYSLNFNNTLHWQPGRAEEAKATVYFVQYKVYGQSTWQNKEECWGVQNHFCDLTDETADIQEPYYGRVRAASGGVYSDWSLSCRFTPWRETMIGPPTVNVVHSNKSITVKLQAPRSPYRRKRGSTIPMTNYYDLLYQVFIINNLLDEQHRVLVYEGKDKVVKIEDLRRGVSYCVVAKTYVPTLDRSSAYSSRQCTMLL; translated from the exons CGATTTTAGTCCTGGAAAATGAAGACCTGCAAGACTCCATTAAGCCGCAGAAGGTAGAATTTTATTCACTGAACTTCAACAACACCTTGCACTGGCAGCCTGGGAGGGCCGAAGAGGCAAAAGCCACGGTCTACTTTGTGCAGTATAAAGT GTATGGGCAGAGCACATGGCAAAACAAAGAAGAGTGTTGGGGGGTTCAGAACCATTTCTGCGACCTAACGGATGAGACTGCTGACATCCAGGAGCCTTACTACGGCAGGGTGCGAGCCGCTTCAGGTGGTGTCTACTCCGACTGGAGCCTCAGCTGCAGATTCACGCCCTGGAGAGAAA CTATGATAGGACCTCCAACAGTAAATGTGGTTCACAGCAACAAATCCATCACAGTAAAGCTCCAGGCTCCACGTTCTCCTTATAGAAGGAAGAGAGGCAGCACAATACCAATGACAAATTATTATGATCTGCTGTACCAAGTCTTCATAATTAACAATTTGCTAGATGAG CAACACAGAGTCCTGGTGTAtgaaggaaaagacaaagtGGTTAAAATAGAAGATTTGAGACGTGGAGTCAGCTACTGCGTCGTGGCTAAAACTTACGTGCCAACACTGGACCGCAGCAGTGCctacagcagcaggcagtgcacCATGCTGCTGTGA